In the genome of Bombus affinis isolate iyBomAffi1 chromosome 7, iyBomAffi1.2, whole genome shotgun sequence, one region contains:
- the LOC126918770 gene encoding cathepsin 8 isoform X2 → MSLRLCVLLVLLVAIWGIYGIQVFDKQNRFPQEVSERLDEYWNLYKTRYNKSYSGNLETNRRIAWEENLITIYKHNMMAAAGHHSYTLRDNHIADLGTRQYIREMVKLIPSRKRRVSNEPIVGAVLHDPRRIPPQLDWREMGFKTPPENQRDCGSCYAYSIATSIQGQIFKKTGMLIPLSEQQLIDCSTSTGNLGCSGGSLRNTLRYLEKAKGLMPQSRYSYTAKQGPCRFVEDLSVVNITSWAVLPARDEKALEAAVATIGPIAASVNASPKTFQLYQSLR, encoded by the exons ATGTCTCTTCGTCTTTGTGTCCTTTTAGTTCTCCTTGTAGCTATATGGGGTATCTATGGCATCCAAGTGTTTGACAAACAAAATCGTTTTCCTCAAGAAGTATCGGAACGGCTAGATGAATATTGGAACTTGTACAAG ACTCGTTACAATAAAAGTTACTCTGGAAATCTCGAGACTAACCGAAGGATAGCTTGggaagaaaatttaataacgATTTATAAGCACAATATGATGGCAGCTGCGGGTCATCACAGCTATACATTGAGAGACAATCACATTGCCGATCTTGGAACTAGGCAATATATTCGAGAAATG GTAAAACTAATTCCTAGTCGTAAGCGGCGTGTATCGAATGAACCGATAGTTGGAGCGGTTTTACATGATCCTCGAAGAATTCCACCACAGCTTGATTGGCGCGAAATGGGATTTAAAACGCCGCCAGAAAACCAAAGAGACTGCGGAAGTTGTTACGCGTACTCGATAGCCACCAGCATTCAAGGGCAAATCTTCAAAAAAACAGGAATGTTGATTCCATTGAGCGAACAACAGTTGATCGATTGCAGTACGTCTACTGGAAATTTAGGTTGTTCAGGGGGTTCTCTGAGAAACACACTGAGATATCTCGAAAAGGCAAAAGGTCTAATGCCTCAAAGCCGTTATTCGTATACAGCGAAA CAAGGTCCCTGTCGTTTTGTAGAAGACTTGAGCGTAGTTAACATCACTTCATGGGCAGTTTTACCAGCACGTGACGAAAAAGCTTTGGAAGCTGCCGTAGCGACCATAGGTCCGATAGCTGCTTCGGTAAATGCCAGTCCAAAAACGTTTCAACTTTATCA GAGTCTACGATGA
- the LOC126918742 gene encoding uncharacterized protein LOC126918742 isoform X4: MQDISETVRQIVEFEDLVSRLNRINDVGRPLTNNRSVIEGRIGTAITLPTTTITATLTRTTTTKSLSNWTSNTGSLLGPRYVAPGSVPEFESESVSKLGTVPVPASAPTSTSASVEFASKQQSPSFSSIPLSLSSPAHSDIESAVKSVVDRAFNFSSTLDRQRKNGKVGQREQEQRVRVNIGIDEDLRMILEMDPSIVDGTLTLSPLHGNSRNNGHVAFARPLRSTRPQGCPPTFKTATPTSRTQLKLQLMREQLQEQERREAEFRQNLQQQRPTTAPPRPVPTTTLSTIGVDVPPQVLQVRTLLENPTRYHVVQKQKNQVRQYLHESFRGNGTAGDESVLGRNSVEAVPTSAPMVVQSAPPGPTVHHPKPQHPHLASYPHGPTVLSHVNPLAASPDPATGAMSPGLSSVATSNSEAEDLLDDILSFEANSLGDNLKDSQSGSLSNIPELQIKPEPLLLTDAEIHALAKDRQKKDNHNMNIMKSFETSGQTRERF, from the exons ATGCAAGATATATCCGAGACAGTGCGGCAAATCGTCGAATTCGAGGATTTAGTGTCGCGATTGAATCGAATAAACGACGTTGGACGTCCGTTGACCAATAACCGTTCCGTTATCGAAGGAAGAATCGGGACCGCAATTACACTACCAACAACAACTATAACGGCTACGTTAACGAGAACAACGACGACAAAGTCGTTGTCCAATTGGACGAGTAATACTGGCTCGTTGCTAGGTCCGCGTTATGTAGCTCCGGGATCAGTGCCTGAATTTGAATCGGAATCGGTATCAAAATTGGGTACGGTGCCTGTGCCGGCGTCGGCGCCAACGTCGACGTCGGCATCGGTAGAGTTTGCGAGCAAACAGCAATCACCATCGTTTAGTTCGATTCCATTGTCGTTATCGTCGCCCGCGCATTCGGACATCGAATCTGCCGTAAAGTCCGTCGTTGATCGAGCGTTCAATTTCTCGTCTACCTTGGATCGTCAACGGAAAAACGGGAAGGTTGGACAACGTGAGCAAGAGCAACGCGTGCGCGTGAACATCGGTATCGACGAGGATCTGCGCATGATCCTCGAAATGGATCCGTCGATCGTTGACGGAACGCTGACGTTGTCTCCGTTGCACGGCAATTCTCGGAACAACGGTCACGTTGCGTTTGCCCGACCATTACGATCTACTCGCCCACAAGGCTG TCCACCGACGTTTAAAACTGCGACACCCACATCGCGTACGCAACTGAAGCTCCAGCTGATGCGAGAGCAGCTGCAGGAGCAAGAGAGGCGAGAGGCTGAATTCCGTCAGAACTTGCAGCAACAGAGACCAACTACCGCCCCTCCTAGACCCGTACCCACTACTACGCTGTCGACTATCGGGGTAGATGTACCACCGCAAGTCTTAcag GTACGAACGCTATTGGAAAATCCGACGCGTTATCACGTTGTTCAGAAGCAGAAGAATCAAGTGAGACAGTATCTTCACGAGTCGTTTCGCGGCAATGGTACCGCTGGGGACGAAAGCGTTCTCGGAAGAAATTCGGTGGAAGCCGTGCCGACGTCTGCGCCGATGGTCGTCCAGAGCGCACCACCGGGACCAACCGTACACCATCCAAAGCCACAGCATCCTCACCTGGCCTCGTACCCACATGGTCCCACGGTATTGTCGCACGTTAATCCGCTTGCGGCCAGTCCAGATCCTGCGACTGGTGCCATGTCACCAGGACTTTCCAGTGTCGCAACCAGCAACTCCGAG GCGGAGGATCTTCTGGACGACATCTTGTCGTTCGAAGCCAACTCCCTAGGCGATAATTTAAAAGACAGCCAGTCAGGAAGTCTGTCCAATATTCCAGAGTTACAAATCAAGCCCGAACCTCTGTTGCTTACCGATGCTGAAATACACGCGCTTGCCAAAGATCGACAAAAGAAAGATAATCATAATATGA ATATTATGAAATCGTTCGAGACGTCAGGCCAAACAAGGGAACGATTCTGA
- the LOC126918770 gene encoding procathepsin L isoform X1 — translation MSLRLCVLLVLLVAIWGIYGIQVFDKQNRFPQEVSERLDEYWNLYKTRYNKSYSGNLETNRRIAWEENLITIYKHNMMAAAGHHSYTLRDNHIADLGTRQYIREMVKLIPSRKRRVSNEPIVGAVLHDPRRIPPQLDWREMGFKTPPENQRDCGSCYAYSIATSIQGQIFKKTGMLIPLSEQQLIDCSTSTGNLGCSGGSLRNTLRYLEKAKGLMPQSRYSYTAKQGPCRFVEDLSVVNITSWAVLPARDEKALEAAVATIGPIAASVNASPKTFQLYHTGVYDDEVCSSDTVNHAMVIVGYTPTEWILKNWWGNGWGENGYMRLAKNKNRCGIANYAAYAKV, via the exons ATGTCTCTTCGTCTTTGTGTCCTTTTAGTTCTCCTTGTAGCTATATGGGGTATCTATGGCATCCAAGTGTTTGACAAACAAAATCGTTTTCCTCAAGAAGTATCGGAACGGCTAGATGAATATTGGAACTTGTACAAG ACTCGTTACAATAAAAGTTACTCTGGAAATCTCGAGACTAACCGAAGGATAGCTTGggaagaaaatttaataacgATTTATAAGCACAATATGATGGCAGCTGCGGGTCATCACAGCTATACATTGAGAGACAATCACATTGCCGATCTTGGAACTAGGCAATATATTCGAGAAATG GTAAAACTAATTCCTAGTCGTAAGCGGCGTGTATCGAATGAACCGATAGTTGGAGCGGTTTTACATGATCCTCGAAGAATTCCACCACAGCTTGATTGGCGCGAAATGGGATTTAAAACGCCGCCAGAAAACCAAAGAGACTGCGGAAGTTGTTACGCGTACTCGATAGCCACCAGCATTCAAGGGCAAATCTTCAAAAAAACAGGAATGTTGATTCCATTGAGCGAACAACAGTTGATCGATTGCAGTACGTCTACTGGAAATTTAGGTTGTTCAGGGGGTTCTCTGAGAAACACACTGAGATATCTCGAAAAGGCAAAAGGTCTAATGCCTCAAAGCCGTTATTCGTATACAGCGAAA CAAGGTCCCTGTCGTTTTGTAGAAGACTTGAGCGTAGTTAACATCACTTCATGGGCAGTTTTACCAGCACGTGACGAAAAAGCTTTGGAAGCTGCCGTAGCGACCATAGGTCCGATAGCTGCTTCGGTAAATGCCAGTCCAAAAACGTTTCAACTTTATCA CACAGGAGTCTACGATGACGAGGTTTGTAGCTCGGACACGGTGAATCACGCTATGGTGATCGTTGGATACACGCCAACCGAATGGATTCTGAAGAACTGGTGGGGCAACGGATGGGGTGAAAATGGATATATGCGTCTGGctaaaaacaaaaatcgatgcgGCATAGCCAATTATGCGGCGTATGCAAAAGTTTAA
- the LOC126918742 gene encoding microphthalmia-associated transcription factor isoform X2, with protein MQDISETVRQIVEFEDLVSRLNRINDVGRPLTNNRSVIEGRIGTAITLPTTTITATLTRTTTTKSLSNWTSNTGSLLGPRYVAPGSVPEFESESVSKLGTVPVPASAPTSTSASVEFASKQQSPSFSSIPLSLSSPAHSDIESAVKSVVDRAFNFSSTLDRQRKNGKVGQREQEQRVRVNIGIDEDLRMILEMDPSIVDGTLTLSPLHGNSRNNGHVAFARPLRSTRPQGCPPTFKTATPTSRTQLKLQLMREQLQEQERREAEFRQNLQQQRPTTAPPRPVPTTTLSTIGVDVPPQVLQVRTLLENPTRYHVVQKQKNQVRQYLHESFRGNGTAGDESVLGRNSVEAVPTSAPMVVQSAPPGPTVHHPKPQHPHLASYPHGPTVLSHVNPLAASPDPATGAMSPGLSSVATSNSEAEDLLDDILSFEANSLGDNLKDSQSGSLSNIPELQIKPEPLLLTDAEIHALAKDRQKKDNHNMIERRRRFNINDRIKELGTLLPKTNDPYYEIVRDVRPNKGTILKSSVEYIKLLKNELTRMKQNELRHKQLEHQNRRLLLRVQELELQAKAHGLPVTDFSWASTSGSMLNTFPRNKLEQRKERGEYVHILDGVHPRATTTVTISRLL; from the exons ATGCAAGATATATCCGAGACAGTGCGGCAAATCGTCGAATTCGAGGATTTAGTGTCGCGATTGAATCGAATAAACGACGTTGGACGTCCGTTGACCAATAACCGTTCCGTTATCGAAGGAAGAATCGGGACCGCAATTACACTACCAACAACAACTATAACGGCTACGTTAACGAGAACAACGACGACAAAGTCGTTGTCCAATTGGACGAGTAATACTGGCTCGTTGCTAGGTCCGCGTTATGTAGCTCCGGGATCAGTGCCTGAATTTGAATCGGAATCGGTATCAAAATTGGGTACGGTGCCTGTGCCGGCGTCGGCGCCAACGTCGACGTCGGCATCGGTAGAGTTTGCGAGCAAACAGCAATCACCATCGTTTAGTTCGATTCCATTGTCGTTATCGTCGCCCGCGCATTCGGACATCGAATCTGCCGTAAAGTCCGTCGTTGATCGAGCGTTCAATTTCTCGTCTACCTTGGATCGTCAACGGAAAAACGGGAAGGTTGGACAACGTGAGCAAGAGCAACGCGTGCGCGTGAACATCGGTATCGACGAGGATCTGCGCATGATCCTCGAAATGGATCCGTCGATCGTTGACGGAACGCTGACGTTGTCTCCGTTGCACGGCAATTCTCGGAACAACGGTCACGTTGCGTTTGCCCGACCATTACGATCTACTCGCCCACAAGGCTG TCCACCGACGTTTAAAACTGCGACACCCACATCGCGTACGCAACTGAAGCTCCAGCTGATGCGAGAGCAGCTGCAGGAGCAAGAGAGGCGAGAGGCTGAATTCCGTCAGAACTTGCAGCAACAGAGACCAACTACCGCCCCTCCTAGACCCGTACCCACTACTACGCTGTCGACTATCGGGGTAGATGTACCACCGCAAGTCTTAcag GTACGAACGCTATTGGAAAATCCGACGCGTTATCACGTTGTTCAGAAGCAGAAGAATCAAGTGAGACAGTATCTTCACGAGTCGTTTCGCGGCAATGGTACCGCTGGGGACGAAAGCGTTCTCGGAAGAAATTCGGTGGAAGCCGTGCCGACGTCTGCGCCGATGGTCGTCCAGAGCGCACCACCGGGACCAACCGTACACCATCCAAAGCCACAGCATCCTCACCTGGCCTCGTACCCACATGGTCCCACGGTATTGTCGCACGTTAATCCGCTTGCGGCCAGTCCAGATCCTGCGACTGGTGCCATGTCACCAGGACTTTCCAGTGTCGCAACCAGCAACTCCGAG GCGGAGGATCTTCTGGACGACATCTTGTCGTTCGAAGCCAACTCCCTAGGCGATAATTTAAAAGACAGCCAGTCAGGAAGTCTGTCCAATATTCCAGAGTTACAAATCAAGCCCGAACCTCTGTTGCTTACCGATGCTGAAATACACGCGCTTGCCAAAGATCGACAAAAGAAAGATAATCATAATATGA TCGAGAGACGGCGACGGTTCAATATCAACGATAGAATCAAAGAGCTCGGCACTCTCTTGCCTAAAACTAACGACCC ATATTATGAAATCGTTCGAGACGTCAGGCCAAACAAGGGAACGATTCTGAAGTCTTCGGTCGAGTACATAAAATTGTTGAAAAACGAGTTGACAAGGATGAAACAGAACGAGCTGAGACACAAGCAACTGGAACATCAGAATCGTCGACTCCTTTTACGAGTTCAAGAGTTGGAGTTGCAAGCGAAGGCGCATGGTCTTCCGGTGACTGATTTTAGTTGGGCTTCGACTTCCGGTAGCATGCTGAACACCTTTCCTCGAAACAAGCTCGAACAACGCAAG GAACGAGGTGAATATGTACATATTCTCGATGGTGTGCATCCTCGCGCAACGACGACTGTCACGATATCGCGGCTGCTATGA
- the LOC126918770 gene encoding procathepsin L isoform X3, whose protein sequence is MMAAAGHHSYTLRDNHIADLGTRQYIREMVKLIPSRKRRVSNEPIVGAVLHDPRRIPPQLDWREMGFKTPPENQRDCGSCYAYSIATSIQGQIFKKTGMLIPLSEQQLIDCSTSTGNLGCSGGSLRNTLRYLEKAKGLMPQSRYSYTAKQGPCRFVEDLSVVNITSWAVLPARDEKALEAAVATIGPIAASVNASPKTFQLYHTGVYDDEVCSSDTVNHAMVIVGYTPTEWILKNWWGNGWGENGYMRLAKNKNRCGIANYAAYAKV, encoded by the exons ATGATGGCAGCTGCGGGTCATCACAGCTATACATTGAGAGACAATCACATTGCCGATCTTGGAACTAGGCAATATATTCGAGAAATG GTAAAACTAATTCCTAGTCGTAAGCGGCGTGTATCGAATGAACCGATAGTTGGAGCGGTTTTACATGATCCTCGAAGAATTCCACCACAGCTTGATTGGCGCGAAATGGGATTTAAAACGCCGCCAGAAAACCAAAGAGACTGCGGAAGTTGTTACGCGTACTCGATAGCCACCAGCATTCAAGGGCAAATCTTCAAAAAAACAGGAATGTTGATTCCATTGAGCGAACAACAGTTGATCGATTGCAGTACGTCTACTGGAAATTTAGGTTGTTCAGGGGGTTCTCTGAGAAACACACTGAGATATCTCGAAAAGGCAAAAGGTCTAATGCCTCAAAGCCGTTATTCGTATACAGCGAAA CAAGGTCCCTGTCGTTTTGTAGAAGACTTGAGCGTAGTTAACATCACTTCATGGGCAGTTTTACCAGCACGTGACGAAAAAGCTTTGGAAGCTGCCGTAGCGACCATAGGTCCGATAGCTGCTTCGGTAAATGCCAGTCCAAAAACGTTTCAACTTTATCA CACAGGAGTCTACGATGACGAGGTTTGTAGCTCGGACACGGTGAATCACGCTATGGTGATCGTTGGATACACGCCAACCGAATGGATTCTGAAGAACTGGTGGGGCAACGGATGGGGTGAAAATGGATATATGCGTCTGGctaaaaacaaaaatcgatgcgGCATAGCCAATTATGCGGCGTATGCAAAAGTTTAA
- the LOC126918742 gene encoding microphthalmia-associated transcription factor isoform X1: protein MQDISETVRQIVEFEDLVSRLNRINDVGRPLTNNRSVIEGRIGTAITLPTTTITATLTRTTTTKSLSNWTSNTGSLLGPRYVAPGSVPEFESESVSKLGTVPVPASAPTSTSASVEFASKQQSPSFSSIPLSLSSPAHSDIESAVKSVVDRAFNFSSTLDRQRKNGKVGQREQEQRVRVNIGIDEDLRMILEMDPSIVDGTLTLSPLHGNSRNNGHVAFARPLRSTRPQGCPPTFKTATPTSRTQLKLQLMREQLQEQERREAEFRQNLQQQRPTTAPPRPVPTTTLSTIGVDVPPQVLQVRTLLENPTRYHVVQKQKNQVRQYLHESFRGNGTAGDESVLGRNSVEAVPTSAPMVVQSAPPGPTVHHPKPQHPHLASYPHGPTVLSHVNPLAASPDPATGAMSPGLSSVATSNSEAEDLLDDILSFEANSLGDNLKDSQSGSLSNIPELQIKPEPLLLTDAEIHALAKDRQKKDNHNMIERRRRFNINDRIKELGTLLPKTNDPYYEIVRDVRPNKGTILKSSVEYIKLLKNELTRMKQNELRHKQLEHQNRRLLLRVQELELQAKAHGLPVTDFSWASTSGSMLNTFPRNKLEQRKIPELVTEEATSLSMSQLEDLMEDDGNGPIHSGDPMLSSPHLPPLSPAQAGCQHALPDEDTLGSLAPTTPNSSSDMDIVA, encoded by the exons ATGCAAGATATATCCGAGACAGTGCGGCAAATCGTCGAATTCGAGGATTTAGTGTCGCGATTGAATCGAATAAACGACGTTGGACGTCCGTTGACCAATAACCGTTCCGTTATCGAAGGAAGAATCGGGACCGCAATTACACTACCAACAACAACTATAACGGCTACGTTAACGAGAACAACGACGACAAAGTCGTTGTCCAATTGGACGAGTAATACTGGCTCGTTGCTAGGTCCGCGTTATGTAGCTCCGGGATCAGTGCCTGAATTTGAATCGGAATCGGTATCAAAATTGGGTACGGTGCCTGTGCCGGCGTCGGCGCCAACGTCGACGTCGGCATCGGTAGAGTTTGCGAGCAAACAGCAATCACCATCGTTTAGTTCGATTCCATTGTCGTTATCGTCGCCCGCGCATTCGGACATCGAATCTGCCGTAAAGTCCGTCGTTGATCGAGCGTTCAATTTCTCGTCTACCTTGGATCGTCAACGGAAAAACGGGAAGGTTGGACAACGTGAGCAAGAGCAACGCGTGCGCGTGAACATCGGTATCGACGAGGATCTGCGCATGATCCTCGAAATGGATCCGTCGATCGTTGACGGAACGCTGACGTTGTCTCCGTTGCACGGCAATTCTCGGAACAACGGTCACGTTGCGTTTGCCCGACCATTACGATCTACTCGCCCACAAGGCTG TCCACCGACGTTTAAAACTGCGACACCCACATCGCGTACGCAACTGAAGCTCCAGCTGATGCGAGAGCAGCTGCAGGAGCAAGAGAGGCGAGAGGCTGAATTCCGTCAGAACTTGCAGCAACAGAGACCAACTACCGCCCCTCCTAGACCCGTACCCACTACTACGCTGTCGACTATCGGGGTAGATGTACCACCGCAAGTCTTAcag GTACGAACGCTATTGGAAAATCCGACGCGTTATCACGTTGTTCAGAAGCAGAAGAATCAAGTGAGACAGTATCTTCACGAGTCGTTTCGCGGCAATGGTACCGCTGGGGACGAAAGCGTTCTCGGAAGAAATTCGGTGGAAGCCGTGCCGACGTCTGCGCCGATGGTCGTCCAGAGCGCACCACCGGGACCAACCGTACACCATCCAAAGCCACAGCATCCTCACCTGGCCTCGTACCCACATGGTCCCACGGTATTGTCGCACGTTAATCCGCTTGCGGCCAGTCCAGATCCTGCGACTGGTGCCATGTCACCAGGACTTTCCAGTGTCGCAACCAGCAACTCCGAG GCGGAGGATCTTCTGGACGACATCTTGTCGTTCGAAGCCAACTCCCTAGGCGATAATTTAAAAGACAGCCAGTCAGGAAGTCTGTCCAATATTCCAGAGTTACAAATCAAGCCCGAACCTCTGTTGCTTACCGATGCTGAAATACACGCGCTTGCCAAAGATCGACAAAAGAAAGATAATCATAATATGA TCGAGAGACGGCGACGGTTCAATATCAACGATAGAATCAAAGAGCTCGGCACTCTCTTGCCTAAAACTAACGACCC ATATTATGAAATCGTTCGAGACGTCAGGCCAAACAAGGGAACGATTCTGAAGTCTTCGGTCGAGTACATAAAATTGTTGAAAAACGAGTTGACAAGGATGAAACAGAACGAGCTGAGACACAAGCAACTGGAACATCAGAATCGTCGACTCCTTTTACGAGTTCAAGAGTTGGAGTTGCAAGCGAAGGCGCATGGTCTTCCGGTGACTGATTTTAGTTGGGCTTCGACTTCCGGTAGCATGCTGAACACCTTTCCTCGAAACAAGCTCGAACAACGCAAG ATTCCAGAATTGGTTACCGAAGAAGCAACGAGCTTAAGTATGTCGCAGCTCGAAGATCTGATGGAGGACGATGGAAACGGTCCGATTCATAGCGGCGACCCGATGCTCTCCTCGCCTCATTTACCACCACTAAGTCCAGCACAGGCTGGCTGTCAACATGCCCTACCAGACGAAGATACCCTTGGTAGTTTAGCACCAACCACACCGAATTCCTCCTCCGATATGGACATTGTCGCGTAA
- the LOC126918742 gene encoding microphthalmia-associated transcription factor isoform X3 has translation MDESGIDMGFDLAAITADLEHREADLCDRLCQEKQNGIIGINESDCGNKQDNGHRNNHDDWEQALSFLSTPLQDIMYYELKSRAPNIDSPPTFKTATPTSRTQLKLQLMREQLQEQERREAEFRQNLQQQRPTTAPPRPVPTTTLSTIGVDVPPQVLQVRTLLENPTRYHVVQKQKNQVRQYLHESFRGNGTAGDESVLGRNSVEAVPTSAPMVVQSAPPGPTVHHPKPQHPHLASYPHGPTVLSHVNPLAASPDPATGAMSPGLSSVATSNSEAEDLLDDILSFEANSLGDNLKDSQSGSLSNIPELQIKPEPLLLTDAEIHALAKDRQKKDNHNMIERRRRFNINDRIKELGTLLPKTNDPYYEIVRDVRPNKGTILKSSVEYIKLLKNELTRMKQNELRHKQLEHQNRRLLLRVQELELQAKAHGLPVTDFSWASTSGSMLNTFPRNKLEQRKIPELVTEEATSLSMSQLEDLMEDDGNGPIHSGDPMLSSPHLPPLSPAQAGCQHALPDEDTLGSLAPTTPNSSSDMDIVA, from the exons ATGGACGAATCTGGCATCGACATGGGTTTCGATCTGGCAGCTATTACCGCTGATTTGGAACATCGCGAAGCGGATCTCTGCGATCGTCTATGTCAGGAGAAACAGAATGGAATAATTGGTATCAATGAATCGGATTGCGGTAATAAACAAGACAATGGGCATAGAAACAACCACGACGATTGGGAACAAGCTCTATCTTTTCTCTCGACACCACTGCAAGACATCATGTACTACGAATTAAAAAGTCGAGCGCCGAATATCGACAG TCCACCGACGTTTAAAACTGCGACACCCACATCGCGTACGCAACTGAAGCTCCAGCTGATGCGAGAGCAGCTGCAGGAGCAAGAGAGGCGAGAGGCTGAATTCCGTCAGAACTTGCAGCAACAGAGACCAACTACCGCCCCTCCTAGACCCGTACCCACTACTACGCTGTCGACTATCGGGGTAGATGTACCACCGCAAGTCTTAcag GTACGAACGCTATTGGAAAATCCGACGCGTTATCACGTTGTTCAGAAGCAGAAGAATCAAGTGAGACAGTATCTTCACGAGTCGTTTCGCGGCAATGGTACCGCTGGGGACGAAAGCGTTCTCGGAAGAAATTCGGTGGAAGCCGTGCCGACGTCTGCGCCGATGGTCGTCCAGAGCGCACCACCGGGACCAACCGTACACCATCCAAAGCCACAGCATCCTCACCTGGCCTCGTACCCACATGGTCCCACGGTATTGTCGCACGTTAATCCGCTTGCGGCCAGTCCAGATCCTGCGACTGGTGCCATGTCACCAGGACTTTCCAGTGTCGCAACCAGCAACTCCGAG GCGGAGGATCTTCTGGACGACATCTTGTCGTTCGAAGCCAACTCCCTAGGCGATAATTTAAAAGACAGCCAGTCAGGAAGTCTGTCCAATATTCCAGAGTTACAAATCAAGCCCGAACCTCTGTTGCTTACCGATGCTGAAATACACGCGCTTGCCAAAGATCGACAAAAGAAAGATAATCATAATATGA TCGAGAGACGGCGACGGTTCAATATCAACGATAGAATCAAAGAGCTCGGCACTCTCTTGCCTAAAACTAACGACCC ATATTATGAAATCGTTCGAGACGTCAGGCCAAACAAGGGAACGATTCTGAAGTCTTCGGTCGAGTACATAAAATTGTTGAAAAACGAGTTGACAAGGATGAAACAGAACGAGCTGAGACACAAGCAACTGGAACATCAGAATCGTCGACTCCTTTTACGAGTTCAAGAGTTGGAGTTGCAAGCGAAGGCGCATGGTCTTCCGGTGACTGATTTTAGTTGGGCTTCGACTTCCGGTAGCATGCTGAACACCTTTCCTCGAAACAAGCTCGAACAACGCAAG ATTCCAGAATTGGTTACCGAAGAAGCAACGAGCTTAAGTATGTCGCAGCTCGAAGATCTGATGGAGGACGATGGAAACGGTCCGATTCATAGCGGCGACCCGATGCTCTCCTCGCCTCATTTACCACCACTAAGTCCAGCACAGGCTGGCTGTCAACATGCCCTACCAGACGAAGATACCCTTGGTAGTTTAGCACCAACCACACCGAATTCCTCCTCCGATATGGACATTGTCGCGTAA